The following are encoded in a window of Nakamurella sp. A5-74 genomic DNA:
- a CDS encoding superoxide dismutase, producing MAVYTLPDLPYDFGALEPHISGKIMELHHDKHHNAYVTGANTTLDKLAEARDKDAFGDVNGLEKSLAFHLGGHINHSIFWNNLSPAGGDKPEGELAAALDEFFGSFDGFQRQFTANANAIQGSGWSILAWDTLGQRLNVLQLFDQQGNIPFAQVPIVLLDMWEHAFYLDYQNVKADYVKAWWNIVNWADATERFTRARTQTAGLITG from the coding sequence ATGGCTGTGTACACCCTGCCCGATCTGCCCTACGACTTCGGCGCTCTCGAGCCGCACATCTCCGGCAAGATCATGGAGCTGCACCACGACAAGCACCACAACGCCTACGTCACCGGCGCCAACACCACCCTCGACAAGCTGGCCGAGGCCCGCGACAAGGACGCCTTCGGCGACGTGAACGGGCTTGAGAAGAGTCTCGCGTTCCACCTCGGCGGACACATCAACCACTCAATCTTCTGGAACAACCTGTCCCCCGCGGGTGGCGACAAGCCCGAGGGCGAGCTGGCCGCCGCGCTCGACGAGTTCTTCGGTTCGTTCGACGGCTTCCAGCGGCAGTTCACCGCCAACGCCAACGCCATCCAGGGCTCCGGCTGGTCGATCCTGGCCTGGGACACCCTCGGCCAGCGACTCAACGTGCTGCAGCTGTTCGACCAGCAGGGCAACATCCCGTTCGCCCAGGTCCCGATCGTGTTGCTGGACATGTGGGAGCACGCCTTCTACCTGGACTACCAGAACGTGAAGGCCGACTACGTCAAGGCGTGGTGGAACATCGTCAACTGGGCCGACGCGACCGAGCGCTTCACCCGTGCGCGCACCCAGACGGCGGGTCTCATCACCGGCTGA
- a CDS encoding thiamine-binding protein — MLIAFSVAPSGTGESVADAVADAVRIVRESGLPNRTDAMFTTIEGEWDECMDVVRRACEAVGKHAGRVSLVLKADIRPGHVGELDGKLERLEAAIEAGDRQS; from the coding sequence ATGCTGATCGCCTTCTCCGTCGCCCCGTCCGGTACCGGCGAGTCGGTGGCCGATGCCGTCGCGGATGCCGTGCGGATCGTCCGCGAATCCGGCCTGCCGAATCGCACCGACGCCATGTTCACCACCATCGAGGGTGAATGGGACGAGTGCATGGACGTCGTCCGACGAGCCTGCGAGGCAGTCGGCAAGCATGCCGGTCGGGTTTCGTTGGTGCTGAAGGCCGACATCCGTCCCGGACACGTCGGCGAGCTGGACGGCAAGCTCGAACGGTTGGAGGCGGCCATCGAGGCCGGCGACAGGCAGAGCTGA
- the gndA gene encoding NADP-dependent phosphogluconate dehydrogenase — MATDEQPRAQIGVTGLAVMGANLARNLARNGYVTAVHNRTNARTQKLIGDHGGDGDFVPSDSVEGFVASLQSPRTVLIMVKAGAPTDAVIDELVPLLDEGDIVIDGGNALFTDTIRREKALRDKGIHFVGCGVSGGEEGALNGPSIMPGGSKESYETLGPILEKISAHVDGEPCCTHIGTDGAGHFVKMVHNGIEYSDMQLIAEAYDLLRRGLGLDPAKIADIFREWNTGELDSFLIEITAQVLAQADPRTGKPLVDVIVDAAGMKGTGTWTVQNALDLGIPVSGIAEAVFARGLSSLSDQRAAAAGELSGPDGKIDVDDVDDFVEDVRQALYASKIVAYAQGLDLIVAGAAKYDWDIDLGAVARIWRGGCIIRARFLNRITEAYEGVASAETHDDDATHAPASLLLAPYFTEAIGKAQESWRFAVAQATFAGIPVPGFSSALAYYDGLRSHRLPAALIQGQRDFFGAHTYHRIDDEGAFHTLWSADRSEIAAD; from the coding sequence ATGGCCACCGACGAACAGCCCAGGGCCCAGATCGGCGTCACCGGCCTGGCCGTGATGGGCGCGAACCTGGCCCGCAACCTGGCCCGCAACGGCTACGTGACCGCGGTGCACAACCGCACGAACGCACGCACCCAGAAACTGATCGGCGACCACGGTGGCGACGGCGATTTCGTGCCCAGCGACTCTGTCGAGGGATTCGTGGCATCGCTGCAGAGCCCCCGGACGGTGCTCATCATGGTCAAGGCCGGCGCCCCGACCGATGCGGTGATCGACGAGCTGGTGCCGCTGCTGGACGAGGGCGACATCGTCATCGACGGCGGTAACGCACTGTTCACCGACACCATTCGTCGCGAGAAGGCGTTGCGGGACAAGGGGATCCACTTCGTCGGCTGCGGCGTGTCCGGCGGCGAGGAGGGTGCACTCAACGGGCCCTCGATCATGCCGGGTGGATCGAAGGAGTCGTACGAGACGCTCGGTCCGATCCTGGAGAAGATCTCCGCGCACGTCGACGGTGAGCCTTGCTGCACGCACATCGGCACCGACGGTGCCGGGCACTTCGTCAAGATGGTGCACAACGGCATCGAGTACTCGGACATGCAGCTGATCGCGGAGGCCTATGACCTGCTGCGCCGAGGGCTCGGGTTGGATCCGGCGAAGATCGCCGACATCTTCCGCGAGTGGAACACCGGTGAGCTCGACTCGTTCCTGATCGAGATCACCGCCCAGGTGCTCGCGCAGGCCGACCCGCGCACCGGCAAGCCGCTCGTCGACGTGATCGTCGATGCCGCTGGGATGAAGGGCACCGGCACCTGGACCGTGCAGAACGCGCTGGACCTGGGCATTCCGGTGTCCGGGATCGCCGAGGCCGTGTTCGCCCGCGGTCTGTCGTCGTTGTCCGACCAGCGCGCCGCTGCCGCGGGCGAGCTCTCCGGTCCGGACGGGAAGATCGACGTCGACGACGTGGACGACTTCGTGGAGGACGTCCGGCAGGCGCTGTACGCGAGCAAGATCGTCGCCTATGCGCAGGGGCTCGACCTGATCGTCGCCGGCGCCGCGAAGTACGACTGGGACATCGATCTCGGTGCCGTCGCCCGGATCTGGCGGGGTGGCTGCATCATCCGAGCCCGCTTCCTCAACCGCATCACCGAGGCGTACGAGGGCGTTGCCTCCGCTGAGACCCATGACGACGACGCGACCCATGCTCCGGCGAGCCTGCTGCTGGCGCCCTACTTCACCGAGGCGATCGGCAAGGCGCAGGAATCCTGGCGGTTCGCGGTGGCGCAGGCCACCTTCGCCGGGATCCCGGTGCCGGGCTTCTCCTCGGCGCTCGCCTACTACGACGGGCTGCGGTCACACCGCCTGCCCGCCGCGCTGATCCAGGGGCAGCGAGACTTCTTCGGAGCGCACACGTACCACCGCATCGACGACGAGGGTGCCTTCCACACGCTGTGGTCCGCCGACCGCAGCGAGATCGCTGCCGATTGA
- a CDS encoding VCBS repeat-containing protein — protein MKIRFRHLTSVLGVIFMVSVGVGTPMPVAAAALPMAERPVIPAAAPAVQRHVDGGQRYGRRALQYAIGASVGDPDAWERRVVREAWNQAGIADSVPLTRAILRSGSLAIGDFVSNSQYSEDFSCDVCPDGPHITTTTTAFTAVVTSINPVLARGVMTTRTSYSWPDAPVESYDISDLSEFSLTSSGRAHRYPMPLNRALGAAGVWYSTLQPAGTAVAGDWNADGVDDVGAAVDSGFLVGGARSVWGYGLTRGDVPVTGDWNGDGRDDVGVYRGTQFLLATRAANGAVTRYRTTTWGRGTTIGGDVPVVGDWNGDGVDDVGVYRGTQFLLALNTSAGAKAYRTVSFGQGVAHGDLPVVGDWNGDGVDDLAVVRGGAGSSPMTYVMGLVSATDGKAHGYRTVAFAAGVANDQPLAGDWNGDGRDEPALTNTGATVFLSTLRATGSSATLYKRVQLTAPYAVDALRCTGTGCGSIA, from the coding sequence ATGAAGATTCGATTTCGTCATCTCACGTCGGTGCTGGGCGTCATCTTCATGGTCTCGGTCGGGGTGGGAACGCCGATGCCCGTTGCTGCTGCGGCACTTCCGATGGCCGAGCGTCCAGTGATCCCAGCCGCTGCGCCGGCTGTCCAGCGGCACGTCGACGGGGGCCAGCGGTATGGGCGTCGGGCCCTTCAGTACGCGATCGGCGCGAGCGTCGGCGATCCTGACGCCTGGGAGCGGCGGGTCGTCCGGGAAGCCTGGAACCAGGCAGGGATCGCCGATTCGGTGCCCCTGACAAGGGCCATCCTCCGGAGCGGAAGTCTCGCGATCGGCGACTTCGTGAGTAACAGCCAGTACTCCGAGGACTTCAGCTGCGATGTCTGTCCTGACGGGCCCCACATCACCACAACCACCACGGCCTTCACTGCCGTGGTCACCTCGATCAATCCGGTGCTGGCCAGAGGAGTGATGACCACGCGCACGAGCTACAGCTGGCCCGACGCGCCAGTTGAGTCGTACGACATCTCTGACCTCTCGGAATTCAGTCTCACTTCCAGCGGGAGGGCGCACCGCTATCCGATGCCGTTGAACCGTGCGTTGGGGGCAGCGGGAGTCTGGTACTCGACACTTCAGCCGGCGGGAACTGCGGTGGCGGGTGACTGGAATGCCGACGGTGTCGATGATGTCGGGGCTGCCGTTGATTCGGGGTTCCTGGTCGGAGGTGCTCGGTCGGTGTGGGGGTACGGCCTGACCAGGGGTGACGTTCCGGTGACGGGAGACTGGAACGGTGACGGGCGTGACGATGTCGGGGTCTACCGAGGGACGCAGTTCCTGCTGGCGACCAGGGCGGCGAACGGTGCGGTGACGCGGTACCGCACGACCACCTGGGGTCGTGGCACGACCATCGGGGGTGACGTGCCGGTGGTGGGTGACTGGAATGGCGACGGTGTCGATGATGTGGGTGTGTACCGGGGAACGCAGTTCTTGTTGGCGCTCAACACGTCTGCGGGGGCGAAGGCGTACCGGACGGTGAGTTTCGGTCAGGGTGTCGCGCATGGTGATCTGCCGGTGGTGGGTGATTGGAACGGCGATGGTGTGGACGACCTCGCGGTGGTCAGGGGTGGTGCCGGTTCGTCGCCGATGACGTATGTGATGGGGCTGGTGTCCGCGACGGATGGCAAGGCGCATGGGTATCGCACGGTGGCCTTTGCTGCCGGGGTTGCCAACGACCAGCCCCTGGCGGGTGACTGGAACGGGGATGGCCGGGACGAGCCGGCGTTGACGAACACCGGTGCCACGGTGTTCCTGAGCACGCTGCGGGCGACGGGGTCGTCGGCGACGTTGTACAAGCGGGTCCAGCTCACAGCCCCCTACGCGGTGGATGCCCTGCGCTGCACCGGTACCGGTTGTGGCAGCATCGCCTGA
- a CDS encoding DUF72 domain-containing protein, translated as MAGAARIRIGTSGWTYPHWRHGAFYPEGLRQREELAHLSRRMDTVEINGSFYSLQRPSSYRTWLETVPDDFEFAVKGGRFITHQKKLSNVEQPLATFFGSGLLILGPVLGPVLWQLPAQLPFHPDRIDRFLGLLPRTHGDAADLAQHADRAKFDRWDTDPVATTDVPDLSMRHALEVRHPSYLVEEFLAICRSHGVAVVCADTAGRFPWIDQPVSDLGYFRLHGSRELYASDYTGAELDGWVDRIRGWMSVPEVRQIRVYFDNDAQGFAPRNALALAARLEVGPGEASQRN; from the coding sequence ATGGCCGGAGCCGCGCGGATCCGGATCGGGACGTCGGGCTGGACGTACCCGCACTGGCGCCATGGCGCGTTCTATCCCGAAGGGCTGCGGCAGCGCGAGGAACTCGCACACCTCTCGCGCCGGATGGACACCGTCGAGATCAACGGCAGCTTCTATTCGCTGCAGCGTCCCTCGAGCTATCGGACGTGGCTCGAGACCGTTCCGGACGACTTCGAGTTCGCCGTCAAGGGCGGCCGCTTCATCACCCACCAGAAGAAGCTCAGCAACGTCGAGCAGCCGCTGGCGACGTTCTTCGGCTCGGGATTGTTGATACTCGGCCCCGTGCTGGGCCCCGTGTTGTGGCAACTTCCGGCGCAACTGCCCTTCCACCCGGACCGGATCGATCGCTTCCTCGGTCTGCTCCCGCGCACCCACGGCGACGCCGCCGACTTGGCGCAGCACGCGGACCGCGCCAAGTTCGATCGCTGGGACACCGATCCGGTGGCGACAACGGACGTGCCCGATCTGTCGATGCGCCACGCCCTGGAGGTGCGTCACCCGAGCTATCTGGTTGAGGAGTTCCTGGCGATCTGCCGCAGCCACGGTGTCGCCGTGGTCTGTGCCGACACCGCCGGCCGGTTCCCGTGGATCGACCAGCCGGTCAGCGATCTCGGCTATTTTCGCCTGCACGGCAGCCGCGAGCTGTATGCGAGCGACTACACGGGCGCCGAGCTGGACGGGTGGGTCGACCGCATCCGGGGCTGGATGTCGGTCCCGGAGGTCCGGCAGATCCGGGTCTACTTCGACAACGATGCCCAGGGTTTCGCGCCGCGCAACGCGTTGGCGCTGGCCGCCCGGCTGGAAGTCGGACCCGGTGAGGCTTCGCAGCGGAACTGA
- the rsmI gene encoding 16S rRNA (cytidine(1402)-2'-O)-methyltransferase: MRTGRLVLAGTPLGRITDASPGLIDALRSADVIAAEDTRRLYRLAGELGLRIEVDVVSYYESVEQARIPGLLARIADGDTVVLVTDAGMPAVSDPGYRLVAAAASAGVHVTCVPGPSAVLTALALSGLPSDRFTFEGFPPRKPGDRRRALTELAAERRTMVFFESVHRLSECLAAMVEAFGGDRPAALCRELTKTYEDVRRGSLAELTAGADDVRGEVTLVIAGRTGSAERPSDDELGLRIGELVAKGSSKRDAVDRVAGEFGLARREVYDVANRR; this comes from the coding sequence GTGAGAACAGGGCGCTTGGTGCTGGCGGGCACGCCGCTCGGGCGCATCACCGACGCCTCGCCCGGTCTCATCGATGCGCTGCGGAGTGCCGACGTGATCGCCGCCGAGGACACCCGACGGCTGTACCGGCTGGCCGGGGAACTCGGTCTGCGGATCGAGGTCGACGTCGTGTCGTACTACGAATCGGTGGAGCAGGCCCGCATCCCCGGCCTGTTGGCGCGGATCGCCGACGGCGACACGGTCGTGCTCGTCACCGATGCCGGGATGCCGGCAGTGTCCGACCCCGGGTACCGGCTGGTCGCCGCGGCGGCCTCGGCCGGGGTCCACGTCACCTGCGTGCCCGGCCCCAGCGCGGTGCTCACCGCCCTCGCACTGTCCGGCCTGCCGAGCGACCGGTTCACCTTCGAGGGCTTCCCGCCCCGCAAACCGGGTGACCGCCGACGAGCGCTGACAGAACTGGCAGCCGAGCGCCGCACGATGGTGTTCTTCGAGTCGGTGCACCGACTCTCCGAATGCCTCGCCGCGATGGTGGAGGCCTTCGGCGGCGATCGACCGGCGGCCCTGTGTCGGGAGCTGACGAAGACGTACGAGGACGTCAGGCGCGGTTCGCTGGCCGAGCTCACCGCCGGTGCCGACGACGTGCGCGGTGAGGTGACGCTGGTGATCGCCGGCCGCACCGGATCCGCCGAGCGCCCCTCCGACGACGAGCTCGGGCTGCGGATCGGCGAGCTGGTGGCGAAGGGCTCGTCCAAGCGTGATGCGGTTGATCGGGTGGCCGGCGAGTTCGGCCTCGCCCGGCGCGAGGTCTACGACGTGGCCAATCGTCGCTGA
- a CDS encoding Fur family transcriptional regulator, producing the protein MNIDPAALPSPEGQLRAAALRVTAPRLAVLTAVRSLPHAHVETIVAAVRASIGAVSTQAVYDVLKALTTAGLLRRIEPAGSAALYETRVGDNHHHVICRSCGAVADVDCVVGHAPCLEPSAAQGFSVDEAEVVFWGTCASCSDPAAQRPGVQSNHPA; encoded by the coding sequence ATGAACATCGACCCAGCAGCGCTCCCCTCTCCCGAGGGACAGTTGCGCGCCGCCGCACTGCGGGTCACCGCGCCACGGCTGGCCGTGCTCACCGCAGTGCGCTCCCTCCCGCACGCCCACGTCGAGACCATCGTGGCCGCCGTCCGCGCGAGCATCGGTGCGGTGTCCACCCAAGCCGTCTACGACGTGCTCAAGGCACTGACGACGGCCGGCCTGCTGCGGCGGATCGAACCCGCAGGCTCCGCCGCTCTGTACGAGACCCGGGTGGGTGACAACCACCACCACGTGATCTGCCGGTCGTGCGGCGCCGTGGCCGATGTCGACTGTGTCGTCGGCCATGCACCCTGCCTGGAACCGTCTGCGGCGCAAGGCTTCTCTGTCGACGAGGCAGAGGTGGTGTTCTGGGGGACCTGCGCCTCCTGCTCCGATCCCGCCGCGCAGCGGCCGGGCGTGCAATCAAACCATCCAGCGTGA
- a CDS encoding phospholipid carrier-dependent glycosyltransferase, which yields MQQSDPGTGATTGGADERSPALDGPVSPAARDGSSASEVTPGRRHRARRGATEPAVDLADGSQRLRGPSAVAVLDREDALGDDTDVVPIGAVPAVRPPVTPKRFRAPAVPTDTLRGWMVTLVLSAVGCVVRFWNLGMATDVGTPIFDEKYYALNAFEVWRLGGIEENPAYGVVVHPPLGKQLIALGEMLFGYTPFGWRFASAVAGTVCIFVIIRVARRLTGSTLLGGIAGVLLICDGVSHVNARVALLDIFQEMFVLIAFACLIADRAQVRSRFAAAALAPNDHPGAATRFGAKLGARWWRFGVGLSLGLATSIKWSGVYWIAFFGVLSVVWDITARRQYGVRRPVAGVVRRDLLPSLWSYVVIGIGTYIASWWAWFASESAWARHILVAETQTWNSEGLKSLAGVWHNSLWQWTWKMLDFHSSLLSPGAPGATDSNPADRHPWESKPWSWPIGTRPVLYYAPADAPAPGCGDGLQNCVRRIFLIGTPALWWIALFVAGWALWRAIGRMDWRYLAILVGYGAGYLPWFANLDRQMYFFYATPLAPFLVLGIVLVLGDVLGSRRFGVERRMLSLGFVALYVGLVVANFIWLWPMLNGDPMTQEMLRAQTWLPSWG from the coding sequence ATGCAGCAGAGCGACCCCGGGACGGGGGCCACCACGGGGGGTGCCGACGAGCGATCTCCGGCCCTCGACGGGCCAGTGTCCCCAGCGGCCCGCGACGGGTCGTCGGCCAGCGAGGTCACCCCGGGTCGACGGCACCGCGCGCGCCGCGGCGCCACCGAGCCTGCGGTCGATCTCGCCGACGGCTCGCAGCGTCTCCGCGGCCCGAGCGCTGTCGCCGTGCTCGACCGTGAGGACGCACTTGGCGACGACACCGACGTGGTGCCGATCGGCGCCGTGCCCGCAGTCCGCCCACCCGTCACCCCGAAGCGGTTCCGTGCGCCGGCCGTCCCCACTGACACACTGCGCGGCTGGATGGTGACGCTGGTCCTGTCGGCCGTCGGCTGCGTCGTACGGTTCTGGAACCTCGGCATGGCGACCGACGTCGGGACGCCGATCTTCGACGAGAAGTACTACGCGCTCAACGCGTTCGAGGTCTGGCGGTTGGGCGGGATCGAGGAGAACCCCGCCTACGGGGTCGTCGTGCACCCGCCGCTGGGCAAACAGCTGATAGCGCTCGGCGAGATGCTGTTCGGCTACACGCCTTTCGGCTGGCGGTTCGCCTCCGCGGTCGCCGGCACGGTCTGCATCTTCGTGATCATCAGAGTTGCCCGGCGGCTCACCGGCTCGACGCTGCTGGGCGGCATCGCGGGCGTTCTGCTGATCTGCGACGGCGTCAGCCACGTCAACGCCCGGGTTGCCCTGTTGGACATCTTCCAGGAGATGTTCGTCCTGATCGCCTTCGCCTGCCTGATCGCCGACCGGGCCCAGGTGCGCAGCCGATTCGCGGCCGCGGCCCTGGCACCCAACGATCACCCCGGCGCTGCCACCAGGTTCGGCGCCAAGTTGGGTGCCCGCTGGTGGCGGTTCGGGGTCGGTCTGTCACTCGGTCTGGCGACGTCGATCAAGTGGTCCGGCGTCTACTGGATCGCGTTCTTCGGCGTGCTGTCGGTCGTCTGGGACATCACCGCCCGTCGGCAGTACGGCGTCCGCCGCCCCGTCGCCGGGGTGGTGCGCCGCGATCTGCTGCCCTCGCTCTGGTCGTACGTCGTGATCGGGATCGGTACCTACATCGCCTCCTGGTGGGCCTGGTTCGCATCCGAGTCGGCCTGGGCGCGGCACATCCTGGTCGCCGAGACCCAGACCTGGAACTCGGAGGGGCTCAAGAGCCTGGCCGGGGTCTGGCACAACTCGTTGTGGCAGTGGACCTGGAAGATGCTCGACTTCCATTCCTCACTGCTGTCCCCCGGTGCGCCGGGAGCCACCGACTCGAATCCGGCGGACCGTCACCCCTGGGAGTCCAAACCCTGGTCGTGGCCCATCGGCACCCGGCCCGTCCTGTACTACGCACCGGCCGACGCACCCGCTCCGGGCTGCGGCGACGGGCTGCAGAACTGCGTCCGCCGGATCTTCCTGATCGGCACCCCGGCGCTGTGGTGGATCGCACTGTTCGTCGCCGGCTGGGCGTTGTGGCGGGCGATCGGCCGGATGGACTGGCGCTATCTGGCCATCCTGGTCGGGTACGGCGCCGGCTACCTGCCCTGGTTCGCGAACCTCGACCGGCAGATGTACTTCTTCTACGCCACCCCGCTGGCCCCGTTCCTCGTGCTGGGAATCGTGCTGGTGCTCGGGGACGTATTGGGGAGCAGACGTTTCGGGGTGGAGAGACGCATGCTTTCGCTCGGTTTCGTCGCGCTGTACGTGGGGTTGGTGGTGGCGAACTTCATCTGGCTCTGGCCGATGCTGAACGGCGATCCGATGACCCAGGAGATGCTCAGGGCGCAGACCTGGTTGCCGTCCTGGGGCTGA
- a CDS encoding GatB/YqeY domain-containing protein, whose protein sequence is MDSILKQQLRTDLTASMKARDTLTTGTLRMAITAVTNEEVAGKEAKDLSDADVLRVLQREVKKRTESAEVYAGAGRPELAEQERAEIGVLTRYLPQPLTGDELAAVIAEAVAEVQGDAAERPTMKQMGLVIKAANARAVGRADGGAVAAAVKAALA, encoded by the coding sequence GTGGACTCGATTCTCAAGCAGCAGCTGCGTACCGACCTGACCGCCTCGATGAAGGCCAGGGACACCCTGACCACGGGCACCCTGCGGATGGCGATCACGGCCGTCACCAACGAGGAAGTCGCCGGCAAGGAGGCCAAGGACCTCTCCGACGCCGACGTGCTCCGGGTGCTGCAACGCGAGGTGAAGAAGCGGACCGAATCGGCGGAGGTCTACGCCGGCGCCGGTCGTCCCGAGCTCGCCGAGCAGGAGCGGGCCGAGATCGGCGTGCTGACCCGATATCTGCCGCAACCGCTCACCGGCGATGAGCTGGCTGCGGTGATCGCCGAGGCCGTCGCCGAGGTGCAGGGTGACGCTGCCGAACGGCCGACGATGAAGCAGATGGGGCTGGTCATCAAGGCTGCGAATGCCCGCGCGGTGGGTCGCGCCGATGGGGGCGCCGTCGCCGCCGCCGTGAAGGCGGCCCTGGCCTGA
- a CDS encoding GGDEF domain-containing protein, whose protein sequence is MGRSAALVDALMMQAQITPSGNVDDWMRRLDGSEDWTAEDGWDRRRAWALWLTFLGDFSEHRMAHAEGALDALQAETQGREREDWALLISTSRRAVSTVETVVGPMDSLVLDLVRIEELAADLPAGIDPRVLAYALNGAIITMMRSMLHGPARVWQRKLRRLADLAGSERLQGVSLMNEAESVLDLAFAAAAERRDPTHVRSLIRDARSMFETGAEQLAAIGLIAPEHIELLRYGLAIRAIDDPNTHNLDRAYEEAINLAARGNWDVASTLVAGLLMGSTAVGDDRRRDRARELCVRAFAATPRATGALTYLLEHLASRFDATGAEREQAAAEASRLGVRWRLDRARLAAGSFDTQCELARTVVRAQRAASLAMRDPLTGVGNRRALHERVTAAIEYCSVDGRPTVVAYLDLDDFKMVNDRLSHQGGDAVLTAFVASLDARFAAPDSLYRYGGDEFVLVLDGLTVDRGLEVVGAALHVVGLESANLIDGGISATVGITAVLPTDDVESVLHRADLALLRAKRSGKGSVVSADHPEQPARDGTSALWSPPPAGSVGPR, encoded by the coding sequence ATGGGACGCAGTGCAGCGCTCGTCGATGCCCTGATGATGCAGGCCCAGATCACCCCGAGCGGGAACGTCGACGACTGGATGCGGCGACTCGACGGGAGCGAGGACTGGACTGCCGAGGACGGATGGGACCGGCGCAGGGCCTGGGCCCTCTGGCTCACCTTCCTGGGCGACTTCTCCGAGCACCGGATGGCGCACGCCGAGGGGGCCCTTGATGCCCTGCAGGCAGAGACGCAGGGCCGTGAGCGCGAGGACTGGGCGCTGCTCATCTCCACCTCACGTCGCGCGGTGTCCACCGTCGAGACGGTCGTCGGGCCGATGGATTCGCTTGTGCTCGACCTGGTGCGGATCGAGGAGCTGGCGGCCGACCTGCCCGCCGGCATCGATCCGCGGGTGCTGGCCTACGCGCTCAACGGCGCGATCATCACGATGATGCGGAGCATGCTGCACGGTCCGGCCAGAGTGTGGCAGCGCAAGCTCCGCCGGCTCGCCGATCTGGCTGGGAGCGAGCGACTGCAGGGCGTCAGCTTGATGAACGAGGCCGAGAGCGTGCTGGATCTCGCCTTCGCCGCCGCTGCCGAGCGCAGGGACCCCACGCACGTCCGATCCCTGATCCGGGACGCCCGGTCGATGTTCGAGACCGGGGCGGAACAGCTGGCCGCAATCGGTCTCATCGCTCCCGAGCACATCGAACTGCTGCGCTACGGCCTCGCCATCCGAGCCATCGACGACCCGAACACACACAATCTCGATCGCGCGTACGAGGAGGCGATCAACCTCGCGGCCCGAGGGAATTGGGACGTGGCCAGCACGCTGGTGGCCGGGTTGCTGATGGGATCGACGGCCGTGGGGGACGATCGACGCCGGGATCGTGCCCGTGAGTTGTGTGTCCGGGCCTTCGCCGCCACTCCTCGGGCGACAGGAGCACTCACCTATCTGTTGGAGCATCTCGCTTCGCGCTTCGACGCCACGGGTGCCGAACGGGAGCAGGCAGCGGCCGAGGCCTCCCGGCTGGGCGTCAGGTGGCGGCTCGATCGGGCCCGCCTGGCTGCGGGCTCCTTCGACACCCAGTGCGAGCTGGCGCGCACCGTGGTGCGCGCCCAGCGTGCGGCCAGCCTGGCCATGCGCGACCCGCTGACCGGTGTCGGCAACCGGCGCGCACTGCACGAGCGGGTGACGGCGGCCATCGAGTACTGCTCGGTCGACGGCCGCCCGACGGTCGTCGCGTATCTCGATCTCGACGACTTCAAGATGGTCAACGACCGGCTCTCCCACCAGGGAGGCGACGCAGTGTTGACCGCGTTCGTCGCCTCGCTGGACGCCCGGTTCGCCGCTCCCGATTCGCTCTACCGCTACGGCGGCGACGAGTTCGTCCTCGTGCTCGACGGGTTGACGGTGGACCGTGGCCTGGAGGTCGTCGGTGCAGCGCTGCACGTGGTCGGGCTGGAATCGGCGAACCTGATCGACGGTGGGATCTCGGCCACTGTCGGGATCACCGCGGTACTGCCGACCGACGACGTCGAGTCCGTACTGCACCGCGCGGATCTGGCACTGCTGCGCGCCAAGAGATCCGGCAAGGGGTCGGTGGTTTCCGCCGATCACCCCGAGCAGCCTGCTCGGGACGGCACCTCGGCGTTGTGGAGCCCGCCGCCCGCAGGATCAGTCGGACCGCGATGA